A window from Cryptomeria japonica chromosome 1, Sugi_1.0, whole genome shotgun sequence encodes these proteins:
- the LOC131065220 gene encoding uncharacterized protein At2g39795, mitochondrial: MVLTQLLGRTRRPLIASLRRLNLLSSNVKVDFHQKKEGIMIMRMGSSLAFASKVLPTDAHLSRLLQAEIKFEFDNDPPDQVQVHREDIPFSVNDKPGEQWMVLQRKYGKEDIKLEVTMIDLGKVPAEYYPEQAGEDYTSCTITLAVTISKGEGAPVMVIGCTVYPNEIVTDSVSVAEEESSEPQIHQSPDFREMSGDLQIAFRGYLEERGINSNLASILYDLMLNKRKVEYLRWLQTVKDFIENQDEI, from the exons ATGGTTTTAACTCAGCTTCTCGGCAGAACAAGAAGACCCTTAATTGCAAGTCTGAGGAGATTGAATCTCCTATcttctaatgtcaaagtagatttTCATCAGAAAAAGGAGGGCATCATGATAATGAGGATGGGATCATCTTTAGCATTTGCCTCCAAAGTTCTTCCAACCGACGCTCACCTCTCGCGCCTTTTACAGGCCGAGATCAAATTTGAATTTGACAACGATCCGCCCGACCAG GTTCAGGTTCATCGTGAGGATATTCCCTTCAGTGTCAATGACAAGCCGGGAGAGCAATGGATGGTATTGCAACGGAAATATGGCAAAGAAGACATAAAATTGGAAGTTACAATGATTGATTTGGGTAAAGTCCCAGCTGAATATTACCCGGAACAAGCTGGGGAGGATTATACCTCATGTACAATTACTTTGGCTGTCACAATATCTAAAGGCGAGGGAGCTCCAGTTATGGTAATAGGATGTACTGTATATCCGAACGAGATAGTCACTGATTCTGTATCAGTGGCAGAAGAGGAATCTTCTGAACCACAAATTCATCAATCTCCAGATTTTAG AGAAATGAGTGGAGATCTCCAGATTGCATTCAGAGGGTACTTGGAAGAACGAGGAATAAATAGCAATCTAGCAAGTATTTTGTATGATTTAATGTTGAACAAGCGTAAGGTTGAATATCTTCGATGGCTGCAGACTGTTAAAGATTTCATAGAAAACCAGGACGAGATTTGA